In Helianthus annuus cultivar XRQ/B chromosome 9, HanXRQr2.0-SUNRISE, whole genome shotgun sequence, the following are encoded in one genomic region:
- the LOC118481898 gene encoding protein FAR1-RELATED SEQUENCE 8-like isoform X1 yields the protein MCLFWYKMVFVPFTGIDNHCRNVILRDGLLASESIESYKWLLNSFVKSFGRQPKVVVTDQDPAMKQAIEDVFSTSKHRLCMWHIMKKVANKVAQELCNNDEFERRMCDIVWTDSIEPQEFERQWKLVMIEFGLTENKWIDDMFSMRYMWIPAFYRHEPMSGLMRTTSRSESKNHFFFARCQIHNSLL from the exons ATGTGTTTGTTCTggtacaagatggtgtttgttccgttCACTGGCATTGATAACCACTGTAGAAATGTAATCCTTAGAGATGGGTTGTTGGCCTCAGAGAGCATTGAATCCTACAAATGGCTTCTGAATTCATTCGTAAAGTCATTTGGTCGGCAGCCAAAGGTTGTAGTGACGGACCAAGACCCTGctatgaaacaggctattgaggaCGTTTTTTCTACCAGCAAACACCgattgtgcatgtggcacataatgaaaaaagtggcaAATAAG GTTGCACAGGAGTTGTGCAATAACGATGAGTTTGAAAGGAGGATGTGCGACATTGTATGGACTGATTCCATTGAGCCTCAAGAATTCGAgagacagtggaagttggtgatgattgagttcggtctcactgaaaacaaatggattgatgatatgttttcGATGAGATACATGTGGATTCCGGCTTTTTACCGGCATGAGCCCATGTCTGGTCTCATGCGAACAACTTCGAGATCAGAGAGCaagaatcattttttttttgccaGGTGTCAAATTCATAACTCACTCTtgtag
- the LOC118481898 gene encoding protein FAR1-RELATED SEQUENCE 5-like isoform X2 encodes MICIVDGRLYTVKRFVDGHNHKFVCLHDIPMLPAYRQLSDVQEEMVWELGILNLGPVKAFHVMRKPYGGFENVGATVDDCKNFRNRINSYIGEYDADMVINRVTDKKQYLADYSFEYSVDDDKRLTGLFWADGLCKLNFMEFGDVISFDATFKTNSVYFACVCSGTRWCLFRSLALITTVEM; translated from the exons ATGATTTGCATAgtggatggtagattatatacGGTAAAGAGATTTGTTGATGGCCATAATCACAAGTTTGTATGTCTACATGATATTCCTATGCTTCCAGCTTACAGACAATTGTCAGATGTCCAGGAGGAGATGGTATGGGAACTAGGCATTTTAAACCTTGGTCCTGTCAAAGCTTTCCATGTAATGAGGAAACCTTATGGTGGTTTCGAGAACGTTGGTGccacggttgatgattgcaaaaattttaggaATCGAATTAACAGTTATATAGGAGAATATGACGCTGACATGGTGATTAATAGGGTGACCGACAAAAAACAGTATTTAGCTGATTATTCGTTTGAATATTCTGTTGATGATGACAAACGGTTAACCGGTTTGTTCTGGGCTGATGGGTTATGCAAGCTTAACTTTATGGAGTTTGGGGATGTGATATCGTTCGAtgcaactttcaagacaaacag TGTATATTTCGCATGTGTTTGTTCTggtacaagatggtgtttgttccgttCACTGGCATTGATAACCACTGTAGAAATGTAA
- the LOC110874364 gene encoding dihydrolipoyl dehydrogenase 2, chloroplastic, with translation MVQPQAKEKAKKEKFKISVAKTSFKENTKALAENEEEGLAKLLYRPDTGEILGVYILGMHVVDLIHEASNVIALGTRVQAGGAEVLREVAESGNERAQENVKRMLTALRERDDGEGRDWRALLEGGASQTRYGRGYSTAF, from the exons ATGGTGCAGCCTCAAGCAAAGGAGAAAGCCAAGAAAGAAAAGTTCAAAATAAGTGTTGCAAAGACGAGTTTCAAGGAGAACACAAAAGCATTGGCCGAGAATGAAGAGGAGGGTCTTGCCAAG TTGCTATATAGGCCTGATACCGGTGAGATTCTTGGAGTATATATATTGGGGATGCATGTTGTTGATCTTATCCATGAAGCATCAAATGTCATTGCATTAGGAACTCGTGTTCAGGCAGGAGGGGCTGAGGTGCTGCGTGAAGTGGCGGAGAGTGGAAACGAACGCGCACAAGAGAATGTGAAACGTATGCTAACAGCGCTTCGTGAACGGGATGATGGTGAGGGTAGGGATTGGAGAGCTTTGTTGGAAGGAGGGGCGAGTCAAACTCGGTATGGACGAGGCTACTCAACTGCATTCTAA